The region GCCCAAAGGAGATGATGGACGACCGGCTGGCAGAGCGGCGGAAAGACCTTGCGGCGTGGGTTTCCATCTATGAAGCGATGGCAGGGGCGCTGCCGTGTTTTCGCGAACTACTGACGACGTTTTTTGCCTTTCAGACGCTGGGGGCGCGGCATGCGAACCTGGAAGACCGAGGCAGCTTTTTCACCGCGCTGCAATCGGTGGTGCCGAAGATGACAAACCTGGTAAAGCAGATCCTTTCGACGATGGACGGGGCAATGTACCCCTTTGCCCCAAACAAAAGGGCGGTGAGACTGAACGAGCACCTGCTGCAAGGCAAGCTGCCGGAGCCGATCAACATCTCGATGAATCCAGGGTCGGCGGTGGACATCAAGGCGCTGTCGGCCAAGATGGCGGCGGATGCGGGTGAGGTGATCGCGCCGTTTGTGGATCGTTTTTTAAACTTGTACCATCAGTCCTATGCGTGGCTGGCGGAATCTGCGGAGCTGACGGAAGCGCAATTTCTGGGGCCAAACAGTCTGGGCGCCGAGGTGGAAATGCTGATGCCGGAAGAATTTGCACGGATGCAGGAGGCGAAGCCACAGGGCAGCAAGTCACGACTGCCTGCAAAATAATGTTTACGCCTGAGCCTGGACGCGCAAAGGTGGGCCGATGCGAATCCTGGCTATCGGAGACATCCACGGCTGTTCCATCGCTCTGCGGGCACTGCTGGATGCGGTGAAGCCTGGGAGCGATGATGTCTTGATCACCCTGGGTGATTACGTGGACCGAGGACCGGACTCGAAGGGGGTGATCGATATCCTGCTAGGACTGGAAGAAACGACGCAGTTGAAGCCGCTGATGGGCAACCATGAGATCCTATTTATGGATGCGATGGCGGAGCAACTGGATGTGGAGGCCTGGCTGAGGGTGGGCGGGAGGGAAACGCTGCTTTCCTACGCGCCAGACCACAGCACCCTGTCGTGGAACAACATCCCGCAGGCGCATGTGGAATTTTTAAAAGAGCGCTGCCTGCGCCACTGGGAGACGGAGTATCACCTCTTTGTGCATGCGAATGCGAATGCGGTCTTTCCCCTGGCGGATCAGAGCGATGACTGGCTTTTCTGGACGCGGTTTGACGATAGCTACCCGCATGTTTCCGGCAAGACGATGGTGTGCGGCCACACGGCACAGAAGAGCGGGATGCCTGCCCTGCGGACGAAAGCGATGTGCCTGGACACGTGGGCCTATGGCGAAGGCTGGCTGACGTGCCTGGACATTCAAAGCGGTGAATTCACCCAGGCGAACCAGGCGGGGGAGGTGAAAAGATTCACCCTGGCGGATCTGGAAGGTCACGGCGGTGAAAAAACCACGCAACTGCCAGTAAGCCCGCCCAACTGACATTTAGACCTTGCGAGGCTGTTGCCTGCGTACAAGTGTCAGCCGTCGGGCCATCGCCCTTTTACAACCCAGGAATTTTCTATCATCGTGTCATCAGCTCGCTCGATTCTCGTCACCGGAGGCACCGGTTCGTTCGGTCAAAAATGCATCGCCACCCTGCTTACGGATCCGGAGGTGAAACGCATCGTGATTTACTCCCGCGATGAGTTGAAGCAGTTCGAAATGGGGCAGAAATTCACGGACCCAAGGCTGCGTTATTTCATCGGCGACGTGCGTGACAAGGACCGCCTGCAGCGTGCGCTGGAAGGGGTGGACACCGTGATCCACGCAGCGGCGCTGAAGCAGGTGCCTGCGGCGGAGTACAACCCGATGGAGTTCATCAAAACGAACGTCCTGGGGGCGGAAAACCTCATCGAAGCCTGCCTGGACAACGATGTGCAGAACGTGGTGGCCCTTTCCACCGACAAGGCGGCGGCGCCGATCAATCTTTATGGCGCGACGAAGCTGTGCTCGGACAAGCTTTTCATCGCGGCAAACAACGTGCGCGGGGACCGGAAGATCAAATTCAGCGTGGTGCGTTACGGCAATGTGATGGGATCACGCGGATCGGTGATTCCCTTTTTCCTGGATAAGCGCAAGACTGGGGTGCTGCCGATCACGGACCCTGAGATGACGCGCTTTAACATCACGCTCGAAGAGGGTGTGGAGCTGGTGATGCACGCGCTGAAGCATGCGATCGGCGGGGAGATCTTTGTGCCGAAGATCCCGAGCTACCGGATCACGGATGTGGCGGAAGCCATCGGGCCGGAATGTGAGAAGCCGGTGGTGGGCATCCGCCCGGGCGAGAAGATCCACGAAGAGATGGTGACCTCCACGGATGCGCTGCAGACGATTTCGACGGACAAGCACTACATCATCGTGCCGAACAAGCACCGGCAGCCGCTGGAGGTGACGATCAAGGCTTTCTGTGATCACCACGGCGCGACGCCGGTATCCTCCGGGCTGGCCTACAACTCCGGCACCAACACGGAATGGATGACCGTGGAAGAAATCCGGAAACTGATCCAGTCCCACGTGGACCCGACCTTCACTGTCTAATTCCCTTTTATCCGACTTGCTGACATGAGTTCCGCCATTACTCCCTGGGATCTAAAAAGAGCTTATCAGGAGGGGCAAAATCTGATGAAGATTCTTCGTCAGGAGGCAGGTGCCACCGGCAATGACGAGAAGATGATCGAGCTGTCGTACGACCTGCAATCGGGATCGTACGTGGGGGCGCTGGCGGACCCGGTGCTGCTGGCACACAAGCGTGAATATTGCCGGCATGTGGCGGCGCTGCTGGAAAGCCTGGGGCCAGTGAGCAGCCTGCTGGATGCGGGGATGGGCGAGGGCAACATGCTGTGGCTGACGCTTTCCCAAATGGTGAACCCGCCGCTGCAGGTGCATGGCTTTGACCTGTGCTGGTCGCGCATGGCGGTGGCCCGCGAGTGGCTGGAGAAGCAGGAGCCGTGCTTTGAGATCCAGATCAGCACGGGCAGCCTGACGGAGATCCCGTACATGGACAACAGCGTGGATGTGGTGTGGACGAACCATTCCATCGAGCCGAACCACGGACGCGAGGCGGCGATCCTTTCCGAGCTGCACCGGGTGTGCCGCCGCTATGTGGTGATGCTGGAGCCTGCCTATGAACTGGGCAGCGATGAGGCGAGGAAGCGCATGGATGAGCATGGCTACTGTCGCAACCTGGCAGGAACGGCCAAGGAGCTGGGCTTTCGAGTGCACCGACATGAGATCTTTGCGGGCAACCGCAATCCGCGGAACCCGACGGCGGTGCTGATTTTGGCGAAGGATGAAAACGCTACCCCGGTGACGCCGCGCCGCTGCTGCCCGGTGTACAAGACCGAGCTGACCCCGATGCGGGACTGCTGGTACAGCAAGGAATCCATGCGGGCCTATCCAATTCTCAACGGCATCCCCTGCCTGAGAAGCAGCCAGAGCATCGTGGCGAGCAAATTGGCCGAGACTTTTCCCACTGATTCATGAGTTCCTTTTTACCCTATGGCCGCCAGTCTTTGGACGCAGAAGACCTGCAGGCGGTGATGGATGTGCTGAAGTCCGACTTTCTGACCCAGGGCCCTGCCATCGGCCGTTTTGAAAAGGCAGTGACGGACTGGTGCGGGGCAAAGCATGGCATTGCGATGTCCAACGGCACGGCGACGCTGCATCTGGCGGCGAAGGCGATGGGGCTGAAACATGGCGACTGGCTGTGGACGAGCCCGATCACGTTTGTGGCCTCGGCCAATGCGGGGCGGTACTGCGGGGCGAATGTGGACTTTGTGGATGTGGATCCGGGAACGGTGAACCTGTGCCCGGAGCGGCTGGAAGCGAAACTGCAGCAGGCTGAAAAAGACGGGAAGCTGCCGAAGATCGTGGTGCCGGTGCACTTCGCCGGGCAGCCCTGTGCGATGGACCGCATCCATGCGCTGGGGCAGAAGTATGGCTTTAAGATCCTGGAAGATGGTGCCCATGCGCTGGGCGGCAGCTATGAGGATGAACGGATCGGCAACTGCCGGTGGTCGGATGCGGTATCGCACAGCTTTCACCCGGTGAAGATCGTGACGAGCGGCGAGGGCGGGATGATCACGACCAACGACGACGAACTGGCCTGGAAGATCGGCATGCTGCGCACGCACGGCATCACGCGCGATGCCGACCGGATGGTGGGCGAATCCGAAGGGCCGTGGTATTATCAGCAACTGGAGCTGGGCTACAACTTCCGCATGACGGACATCCAGGCCGCGCTGGGGGCGAGCCAGATGACGAAGCTGGATGCCTTTGCCGCGAGGCGGCGGGAGATTGCGGCCTTGTACGATCAGGCGTTAGGCGGGTTGCCGCTGCGACCGCTGGCAAGGGACCCGAAGGGCATCAGCGGCTGGCACCTTTACATGATCCGGCTGAACCTGGCCGAGATCTCGCAGACACGCAGGCAGGTCTTTGAAAGCCTGCGCGCGCAAGGCATCGGGGTGAATGTGCATTACATCCCGGTGCATTTGCAGCCTGACTATGTGAGGCTGGGCTTTCATGCGGGGATGTTCCCAGAGGCGGAGCAGTATTACCAGGAAGCGATCACGCTGCCGATGTTCCCTGCGATGAAGGACGAGGACATCCTGCGGGTGCGTGATGCGCTGGCGGTAGCGACGGGTGTTTAGATACTTTCGGTTAGGCCTCCCAGACACCCTGCCTGATGAGTTGCTTGGTGGCTTCGCCGGGCCAGTCGCGGTTGGCGAGCGGGCTGGCGGGACTGGGGTGGAGGACACGACCGACTTTGAAGGGGGTGCCGAGGTTGTCTTTGGCACGCTGGGCGCGGGCCTCGGCAAAGGCACCGACGCCGATGACCCATTCGGGATCGAGGGTGGCGATGACTTGGCAGAGGTGGGCGTCGCAGAGCTTTTCCATGGCCTCGGATTCACTGGCGGGGAGCTTGTCCGGGGTGCGGTTGCGGCCACCTTCCTCCATGAAGACGAGGGGGCAGTAATTGGCCACAAAATGCTCCTTGAAGAAGTTTTCAGCCGCGCCAAAACGCTGGGCGAAGAGTCCCCAGAGGCGGCGACCACTGACTTCGGAGTTTTTGCAGGCAAACCCGGTGACGCGGCGTTTGGGGTGCTCGTGCTCGGGATGTCCTACTTCCGTTTCGATCTTCATCCAGTCGCGGACGGCGGCGATTTCGCCAAAGGGAACACCAGTCTGGGTCATGCCGAAGGGGCCAGGGTTCATGCCGACGAGGACGACGCGTTTTTTGCCTTCGCCGTAACGGCTGAGGTAGAGTTCATGAGGAACGCGGGCGTATTCGAGGGGATTGTAAACGTAGGCCGTGGGCGGGGCGAAGGTGAGGGAGGCGAGGCTGCTGCTGAGATCACGCGCAGCCTGGATGAGTCGGGAAGAGGTGGACATGATTACAGGACGGCGGCGATCTTTTTGGCAAAGTAGGTTAGGATCATGTTGGCCCCGGCACGGCGGATGCCGAGGAGGGATTCCATGGCCACTTTGTCCTCATCAAGCCAGCCTGCGGCGGCTCCAGCCTTGATCATGAGATACTCGCCACTGACCTGATAGGCGGCGATGGGAAGGGTGCTGGCATCACGGATACGGGCGATGATGTCGAGGTAAGGTCCTGCGGGCTTGACCATGAGGATGTCGGCCCCTTCGGATTCATCGAGGGCGGCTTCACGAAGGGCCTCGATGGTGTTGGCGGGGTCCATCTGATAGGTCTTTTTGTCGCCCGCCTTGGGGGCGGAATCAAGCGCACCACGGAAGGGGCCATAGTAGGCGCTGGCGTACTTGGCGGTGTAGCTCATGATGGAGACCTGGGTGAAGTCGGCATGGTCCAGGGCTGCACGGAGGGCAGCAACACGGCCATCCATCATGTCGCTGGGAGCCACGATGTCTGCCCCGGCGCGGGCATGGCAGAGGGCCTGCTGGCAGAGGACTGCGACGGTTTCGTCATTGAGGATGCGGCCATCGGCAGCGACGAGGCCATCGTGGCCGTCGCTGTTGTAGGGATCCAGGGCCACATCGGTGATGACCATGAGCGTGGGGTGG is a window of Prosthecobacter algae DNA encoding:
- a CDS encoding class I SAM-dependent methyltransferase yields the protein MSSAITPWDLKRAYQEGQNLMKILRQEAGATGNDEKMIELSYDLQSGSYVGALADPVLLAHKREYCRHVAALLESLGPVSSLLDAGMGEGNMLWLTLSQMVNPPLQVHGFDLCWSRMAVAREWLEKQEPCFEIQISTGSLTEIPYMDNSVDVVWTNHSIEPNHGREAAILSELHRVCRRYVVMLEPAYELGSDEARKRMDEHGYCRNLAGTAKELGFRVHRHEIFAGNRNPRNPTAVLILAKDENATPVTPRRCCPVYKTELTPMRDCWYSKESMRAYPILNGIPCLRSSQSIVASKLAETFPTDS
- a CDS encoding uracil-DNA glycosylase family protein — translated: MSTSSRLIQAARDLSSSLASLTFAPPTAYVYNPLEYARVPHELYLSRYGEGKKRVVLVGMNPGPFGMTQTGVPFGEIAAVRDWMKIETEVGHPEHEHPKRRVTGFACKNSEVSGRRLWGLFAQRFGAAENFFKEHFVANYCPLVFMEEGGRNRTPDKLPASESEAMEKLCDAHLCQVIATLDPEWVIGVGAFAEARAQRAKDNLGTPFKVGRVLHPSPASPLANRDWPGEATKQLIRQGVWEA
- the hemB gene encoding porphobilinogen synthase, translated to MNLSIRPRRNRQSPAIRDMVRETVLTPGNLIYPLFLQEGDENTPISAMPGCQRWCLADLVQEAGEAHALGIPGVVLFPRIPDELKTPGAEECYNDDGLVPRAIRALKAAHPTLMVITDVALDPYNSDGHDGLVAADGRILNDETVAVLCQQALCHARAGADIVAPSDMMDGRVAALRAALDHADFTQVSIMSYTAKYASAYYGPFRGALDSAPKAGDKKTYQMDPANTIEALREAALDESEGADILMVKPAGPYLDIIARIRDASTLPIAAYQVSGEYLMIKAGAAAGWLDEDKVAMESLLGIRRAGANMILTYFAKKIAAVL
- the pseC gene encoding UDP-4-amino-4,6-dideoxy-N-acetyl-beta-L-altrosamine transaminase, whose protein sequence is MSSFLPYGRQSLDAEDLQAVMDVLKSDFLTQGPAIGRFEKAVTDWCGAKHGIAMSNGTATLHLAAKAMGLKHGDWLWTSPITFVASANAGRYCGANVDFVDVDPGTVNLCPERLEAKLQQAEKDGKLPKIVVPVHFAGQPCAMDRIHALGQKYGFKILEDGAHALGGSYEDERIGNCRWSDAVSHSFHPVKIVTSGEGGMITTNDDELAWKIGMLRTHGITRDADRMVGESEGPWYYQQLELGYNFRMTDIQAALGASQMTKLDAFAARRREIAALYDQALGGLPLRPLARDPKGISGWHLYMIRLNLAEISQTRRQVFESLRAQGIGVNVHYIPVHLQPDYVRLGFHAGMFPEAEQYYQEAITLPMFPAMKDEDILRVRDALAVATGV
- a CDS encoding metallophosphoesterase family protein; this encodes MRILAIGDIHGCSIALRALLDAVKPGSDDVLITLGDYVDRGPDSKGVIDILLGLEETTQLKPLMGNHEILFMDAMAEQLDVEAWLRVGGRETLLSYAPDHSTLSWNNIPQAHVEFLKERCLRHWETEYHLFVHANANAVFPLADQSDDWLFWTRFDDSYPHVSGKTMVCGHTAQKSGMPALRTKAMCLDTWAYGEGWLTCLDIQSGEFTQANQAGEVKRFTLADLEGHGGEKTTQLPVSPPN
- the pseB gene encoding UDP-N-acetylglucosamine 4,6-dehydratase (inverting) → MIVSSARSILVTGGTGSFGQKCIATLLTDPEVKRIVIYSRDELKQFEMGQKFTDPRLRYFIGDVRDKDRLQRALEGVDTVIHAAALKQVPAAEYNPMEFIKTNVLGAENLIEACLDNDVQNVVALSTDKAAAPINLYGATKLCSDKLFIAANNVRGDRKIKFSVVRYGNVMGSRGSVIPFFLDKRKTGVLPITDPEMTRFNITLEEGVELVMHALKHAIGGEIFVPKIPSYRITDVAEAIGPECEKPVVGIRPGEKIHEEMVTSTDALQTISTDKHYIIVPNKHRQPLEVTIKAFCDHHGATPVSSGLAYNSGTNTEWMTVEEIRKLIQSHVDPTFTV